The following proteins are encoded in a genomic region of Glycine soja cultivar W05 chromosome 17, ASM419377v2, whole genome shotgun sequence:
- the LOC114394199 gene encoding DNA-directed RNA polymerase 3B, chloroplastic-like isoform X1: MAFATSFSTPHLQRGIHPTKSQSLHHFLFFPNPIFCCFPSSIPLTIKTPRTQFHLSASVHDNCVQKLENLHEPVNGVHQTEPPDPPQRIFIQNSPWILNDLLLNDIEEEKKLNLLRRRQIKAETEALEKMVEEYRELEREMREKNLTPNLPHVKALFLGWFDPLKEAIEAEQKSKRSKKHKAAFAPHIDSLPAAKLAVIVMHKVMGLVTQEYRRAGCVLLVDAAVQIGMAVEQEVRIHKFLEKTRSHQSKKTEAGDEDSMDNDKQKLRKHVNDLIKRRRLKQVQMLLKEKESGPWGRDTQAKLGSRLIELLIETAFVHSPVNQSADTPPDIRPAFRHKFKAISKNPEQKILKNYGVIECDPLVLAGMDKSVKHMLMPYMPMLVPPKKWKGYEKGGHLFLPSYIMRTHGSKKQQDVMKNVERKQMQKVFEALDTLGNTKWRVNRRLLNVVESLWAGGGNIAGLIDRKDVPIPERPPLGDLKQIQEWKWSVRKAEKINLERHSLRCDTELKLSVAQKMKDEEGFYYPHNVDFRGRAYPMHSHLNHLSCDLCRGLLEFAEGRPLGESGLCWLKIHLANLYAGGIEKLSYDGRLAFVENHLHDIFDSADNPINGNRWWLMADDPFQCLAACINLSEALRSSSPNSVILHLPIHQDGSCNGLQHYAALGRDSLEAAAVNLVASEKPADVYSEIAVRVHDIMRKDCIKDPAAYPNALLAKVLIDQIDRKLVKQTVMTSVYGVTFVGAREQIKRRLEEKGLITDEKLLFAAACYAARVTLTALGEIFGAARVIMGWLGDCAKVIAFENQPVRWTTPLGLPVVQPYCKTERHLIKTSLQFLALRREGNAVDAKKQRSAFPPNFVHSLDGSHMMMTALACRDAGLCFAGVHDSFWTHACDVEKMSQILREKFVELYSMPILENLLEGFETSYPGLTFPPLPERRGDFDLQKVLESPYFFN, encoded by the exons ATGGCGTTTGCAACTTCGTTTTCCacccctcaccttcagaggggaATCCATCCAACAAAATCTCAATCTCTCCATCACTTTCTCTTCTTCCCAAACcccattttttgttgtttcccTTCTTCTATTCCACTCACCATCAAAACCCCAAGAACTCAATTCCATCTCTCTGCCTCAGTCCATGACAATTGCGTCCAAAAGCTCGAAAATTTGCACGAACCCGTTAATGGGGTTCATCAAACAGAGCCCCCTGACCCACCGCAGAGAATATTCATCCAAAACTCACCTTGGATTTTGAACGACTTGTTGCTGAATGATATTGAAGAGGAGAAGAAGCTCAATTTACTGAGGAGGAGGCAAATTAAGGCGGAGACTGAAGCATTGGAGAAGATGGTAGAAGAATACAGAGAACTAGAGAGAGAAATGCGCGAGAAGAACCTTACTCCCAATTTGCCTCACGTGAAGGCTCTGTTTTTGGGGTGGTTTGACCCTCTCAAAGAGGCTATAGAGGCAGAGCAGAAGTCGAAGAGGTCAAAGAAGCACAAAGCAGCATTTGCGCCCCACATTGATTCCTTGCCTGCTGCTAAACTGGCTGTTATTGTCATGCATAAGGTGATGGGTTTGGTGACTCAGGAGTATCGCCGTGCGGGCTGTGTTCTCCTTGTGGATGCTGCTGTTCAGATTGGTATGGCTGTGGAACAAGAG GTTAGGATTCATAAgttcctggaaaagactagaaGTCACCAGAGTAAGAAAACAGAGGCTGGTGATGAAGACAGTATGGATaatgataaacaaaaattaaggaaacatgtaaatgatttgattaaaagaagaagattgaAACAGGTCCAGATGCTATTGAAAGAGAAAGAATCTGGTCCTTGGGGTCGTGATACTCAGGCTAAG CTGGGAAGTCGATTAAtagaattattaattgaaaCAGCATTTGTACACTCCCCTGTTAATCAGTCTGCTGATACTCCACCTGATATTCGACCAGCATTCAGGCATAAATTTAAAGCTATATCAAAGAACCCAGA GCAAAAGATTTTGAAGAATTATGGTGTCATAGAATGTGATCCCTTAGTCCTTGCTGGGATGGACAAATCT gtTAAGCATATGTTAATGCCTTACATGCCGATGTTAGTACCTCCAAAAAAGTGGAAAGG GTATGAAAAAGGTGGGCATTTGTTCCTACCATCTTATATCATGCGCACTCACGGATCCAAGAAGCAGCAAGATGTAATGAAGAATGTTGAAAGGAAACAAATGCAAAAAGTTTTTGAG GCCTTGGACACACTTGGCAACACCAAATGGCGAGTAAATAGAAGATTACTTAATGTTGTGGAGTCCCTTTGGGCTGGAGGAGGTAACATTGCTGGTCTGATTGATCGTAAAGAT GTTCCTATACCAGAGAGGCCACCTTTAGGggatttaaaacaaattcaGGAATGGAAGTGGAGTGTAAGGAAGGCAGAGAAAATTAATCTGGAGAGACATTCTCTAAGATGTGACACTGAACTTAAGCTTTCT GTGGCTCAGAAAATGAAAGATGAGGAAGGCTTTTATTATCCCCACAATGTTGACTTCCGCGGCAGAGCATATCCCATGCATTCTCATTTGAATCATTTAAGTTGTGATCTATGTCGAGGATTGCTTGAGTTTGCTGAAGGACGGCCATTAGGAGAGTCTGGACTATGCTGGCTGAAGATACACTTGGCAAATTTATATGCTGGTGGTATTGAAAAGTTGTCTTATGATGGCCGCCTGGCTTTTGTAGAGAATCATCTTCATGATATATTTGACTCTGCTGATAATCCTATTAATGGAAATCGTTGGTGGTTAATGGCTGATGATCCTTTCCAGTGCCTTGCTGCTTGTATTAATCTGTCAGAAGCCTTAAGAAGCTCGTCACCAAATTCTGTTATCTTACATTTGCCAATTCATCAG GATGGTTCCTGTAATGGCTTACAGCACTATGCTGCTTTGGGAAGAGATTCT CTGGAGGCTGCTGCAGTTAACTTGGTCGCTAGTGAGAAACCAGCTGATGTTTACTCGGAGATTGCTGTTAG GGTTCATGATATTATGAGAAAGGACTGTATCAAAGATCCAGCTGCCTATCCAAATGCTTTGTTAGCAAAAGTTTTAATTGATCAG ATTGACAGGAAACTGGTCAAACAGACAGTGATGACTTCAGTTTATGGTGTTACCTTTGTTGGGGCACGAGAGCAAATCAAGAGAAGATTAGAGGAGAAAGGTCTTATTACTGATGAAAAACTTTTATTTGCTGCAGCTTGCTATGCTGCTAGA GTGACATTAACTGCGCTTGGAGAAATTTTTGGTGCTGCACGTGTCATTATGGGTTGGCTTGGTGATTGTGCAAAG GTAATTGCTTTTGAAAACCAGCCTGTTCGTTGGACCACTCCTCTTGGCCTTCCAGTTGTACAACCATACTGTAAAACTGAACGGCATCTG ATCAAAACATCTCTTCAATTTTTGGCTTTGAGACGAGAGGGTAATGCA GTAGATGCCAAGAAACAGAGATCTGCATTTCCTCCAAACTTCGTACATTCACTGGATGGTTCACACATGATGATGACTGCTCTTGCCTGTAGGGATGCTGGCTTATGTTTTGCAG GGGTTCATGACTCGTTTTGGACACATGCATGTGACGTGGAGAAAATGAGTCAGATTCTTAGAGAAAAATTTGTGGAACTTTATAGCATGCCAATACTTGAAAAT TTGCTAGAAGGATTTGAGACATCATACCCAGGATTAACTTTCCCTCCACTGCCAGAGAGAAGAGGTGATTTTGACTTGCAGAAGGTTCTTGAGTCCCCATACTTCTTTAACTGA
- the LOC114394199 gene encoding DNA-directed RNA polymerase 3B, chloroplastic-like isoform X2 produces the protein MAFATSFSTPHLQRGIHPTKSQSLHHFLFFPNPIFCCFPSSIPLTIKTPRTQFHLSASVHDNCVQKLENLHEPVNGVHQTEPPDPPQRIFIQNSPWILNDLLLNDIEEEKKLNLLRRRQIKAETEALEKMVEEYRELEREMREKNLTPNLPHVKALFLGWFDPLKEAIEAEQKSKRSKKHKAAFAPHIDSLPAAKLAVIVMHKVMGLVTQEYRRAGCVLLVDAAVQIGMAVEQEVRIHKFLEKTRSHQSKKTEAGDEDSMDNDKQKLRKHVNDLIKRRRLKQVQMLLKEKESGPWGRDTQAKLGSRLIELLIETAFVHSPVNQSADTPPDIRPAFRHKFKAISKNPEQKILKNYGVIECDPLVLAGMDKSVKHMLMPYMPMLVPPKKWKGYEKGGHLFLPSYIMRTHGSKKQQDVMKNVERKQMQKVFEALDTLGNTKWRVNRRLLNVVESLWAGGGNIAGLIDRKDVPIPERPPLGDLKQIQEWKWSVRKAEKINLERHSLRCDTELKLSVAQKMKDEEGFYYPHNVDFRGRAYPMHSHLNHLSCDLCRGLLEFAEGRPLGESGLCWLKIHLANLYAGGIEKLSYDGRLAFVENHLHDIFDSADNPINGNRWWLMADDPFQCLAACINLSEALRSSSPNSVILHLPIHQDGSCNGLQHYAALGRDSLEAAAVNLVASEKPADVYSEIAVRVHDIMRKDCIKDPAAYPNALLAKVLIDQIDRKLVKQTVMTSVYGVTFVGAREQIKRRLEEKGLITDEKLLFAAACYAARVTLTALGEIFGAARVIMGWLGDCAKVIAFENQPVRWTTPLGLPVVQPYCKTERHLIKTSLQFLALRREGNAVDAKKQRSAFPPNFVHSLDGSHMMMTALACRDAGLCFAGSKGGCVDLGIEATERVRSL, from the exons ATGGCGTTTGCAACTTCGTTTTCCacccctcaccttcagaggggaATCCATCCAACAAAATCTCAATCTCTCCATCACTTTCTCTTCTTCCCAAACcccattttttgttgtttcccTTCTTCTATTCCACTCACCATCAAAACCCCAAGAACTCAATTCCATCTCTCTGCCTCAGTCCATGACAATTGCGTCCAAAAGCTCGAAAATTTGCACGAACCCGTTAATGGGGTTCATCAAACAGAGCCCCCTGACCCACCGCAGAGAATATTCATCCAAAACTCACCTTGGATTTTGAACGACTTGTTGCTGAATGATATTGAAGAGGAGAAGAAGCTCAATTTACTGAGGAGGAGGCAAATTAAGGCGGAGACTGAAGCATTGGAGAAGATGGTAGAAGAATACAGAGAACTAGAGAGAGAAATGCGCGAGAAGAACCTTACTCCCAATTTGCCTCACGTGAAGGCTCTGTTTTTGGGGTGGTTTGACCCTCTCAAAGAGGCTATAGAGGCAGAGCAGAAGTCGAAGAGGTCAAAGAAGCACAAAGCAGCATTTGCGCCCCACATTGATTCCTTGCCTGCTGCTAAACTGGCTGTTATTGTCATGCATAAGGTGATGGGTTTGGTGACTCAGGAGTATCGCCGTGCGGGCTGTGTTCTCCTTGTGGATGCTGCTGTTCAGATTGGTATGGCTGTGGAACAAGAG GTTAGGATTCATAAgttcctggaaaagactagaaGTCACCAGAGTAAGAAAACAGAGGCTGGTGATGAAGACAGTATGGATaatgataaacaaaaattaaggaaacatgtaaatgatttgattaaaagaagaagattgaAACAGGTCCAGATGCTATTGAAAGAGAAAGAATCTGGTCCTTGGGGTCGTGATACTCAGGCTAAG CTGGGAAGTCGATTAAtagaattattaattgaaaCAGCATTTGTACACTCCCCTGTTAATCAGTCTGCTGATACTCCACCTGATATTCGACCAGCATTCAGGCATAAATTTAAAGCTATATCAAAGAACCCAGA GCAAAAGATTTTGAAGAATTATGGTGTCATAGAATGTGATCCCTTAGTCCTTGCTGGGATGGACAAATCT gtTAAGCATATGTTAATGCCTTACATGCCGATGTTAGTACCTCCAAAAAAGTGGAAAGG GTATGAAAAAGGTGGGCATTTGTTCCTACCATCTTATATCATGCGCACTCACGGATCCAAGAAGCAGCAAGATGTAATGAAGAATGTTGAAAGGAAACAAATGCAAAAAGTTTTTGAG GCCTTGGACACACTTGGCAACACCAAATGGCGAGTAAATAGAAGATTACTTAATGTTGTGGAGTCCCTTTGGGCTGGAGGAGGTAACATTGCTGGTCTGATTGATCGTAAAGAT GTTCCTATACCAGAGAGGCCACCTTTAGGggatttaaaacaaattcaGGAATGGAAGTGGAGTGTAAGGAAGGCAGAGAAAATTAATCTGGAGAGACATTCTCTAAGATGTGACACTGAACTTAAGCTTTCT GTGGCTCAGAAAATGAAAGATGAGGAAGGCTTTTATTATCCCCACAATGTTGACTTCCGCGGCAGAGCATATCCCATGCATTCTCATTTGAATCATTTAAGTTGTGATCTATGTCGAGGATTGCTTGAGTTTGCTGAAGGACGGCCATTAGGAGAGTCTGGACTATGCTGGCTGAAGATACACTTGGCAAATTTATATGCTGGTGGTATTGAAAAGTTGTCTTATGATGGCCGCCTGGCTTTTGTAGAGAATCATCTTCATGATATATTTGACTCTGCTGATAATCCTATTAATGGAAATCGTTGGTGGTTAATGGCTGATGATCCTTTCCAGTGCCTTGCTGCTTGTATTAATCTGTCAGAAGCCTTAAGAAGCTCGTCACCAAATTCTGTTATCTTACATTTGCCAATTCATCAG GATGGTTCCTGTAATGGCTTACAGCACTATGCTGCTTTGGGAAGAGATTCT CTGGAGGCTGCTGCAGTTAACTTGGTCGCTAGTGAGAAACCAGCTGATGTTTACTCGGAGATTGCTGTTAG GGTTCATGATATTATGAGAAAGGACTGTATCAAAGATCCAGCTGCCTATCCAAATGCTTTGTTAGCAAAAGTTTTAATTGATCAG ATTGACAGGAAACTGGTCAAACAGACAGTGATGACTTCAGTTTATGGTGTTACCTTTGTTGGGGCACGAGAGCAAATCAAGAGAAGATTAGAGGAGAAAGGTCTTATTACTGATGAAAAACTTTTATTTGCTGCAGCTTGCTATGCTGCTAGA GTGACATTAACTGCGCTTGGAGAAATTTTTGGTGCTGCACGTGTCATTATGGGTTGGCTTGGTGATTGTGCAAAG GTAATTGCTTTTGAAAACCAGCCTGTTCGTTGGACCACTCCTCTTGGCCTTCCAGTTGTACAACCATACTGTAAAACTGAACGGCATCTG ATCAAAACATCTCTTCAATTTTTGGCTTTGAGACGAGAGGGTAATGCA GTAGATGCCAAGAAACAGAGATCTGCATTTCCTCCAAACTTCGTACATTCACTGGATGGTTCACACATGATGATGACTGCTCTTGCCTGTAGGGATGCTGGCTTATGTTTTGCAG GTTCCAAGGGAGGCTGTGTAGACCTAGGAATTGAGGCAACGGAAAGGGTCAGGAGTTTGTAA
- the LOC114394199 gene encoding DNA-directed RNA polymerase 3B, chloroplastic-like isoform X3, with amino-acid sequence MAFATSFSTPHLQRGIHPTKSQSLHHFLFFPNPIFCCFPSSIPLTIKTPRTQFHLSASVHDNCVQKLENLHEPVNGVHQTEPPDPPQRIFIQNSPWILNDLLLNDIEEEKKLNLLRRRQIKAETEALEKMVEEYRELEREMREKNLTPNLPHVKALFLGWFDPLKEAIEAEQKSKRSKKHKAAFAPHIDSLPAAKLAVIVMHKVMGLVTQEYRRAGCVLLVDAAVQIGMAVEQEVRIHKFLEKTRSHQSKKTEAGDEDSMDNDKQKLRKHVNDLIKRRRLKQVQMLLKEKESGPWGRDTQAKLGSRLIELLIETAFVHSPVNQSADTPPDIRPAFRHKFKAISKNPEQKILKNYGVIECDPLVLAGMDKSVKHMLMPYMPMLVPPKKWKGYEKGGHLFLPSYIMRTHGSKKQQDVMKNVERKQMQKVFEALDTLGNTKWRVNRRLLNVVESLWAGGGNIAGLIDRKDVPIPERPPLGDLKQIQEWKWSVRKAEKINLERHSLRCDTELKLSVAQKMKDEEGFYYPHNVDFRGRAYPMHSHLNHLSCDLCRGLLEFAEGRPLGESGLCWLKIHLANLYAGGIEKLSYDGRLAFVENHLHDIFDSADNPINGNRWWLMADDPFQCLAACINLSEALRSSSPNSVILHLPIHQDGSCNGLQHYAALGRDSLEAAAVNLVASEKPADVYSEIAVRVHDIMRKDCIKDPAAYPNALLAKVLIDQIDRKLVKQTVMTSVYGVTFVGAREQIKRRLEEKGLITDEKLLFAAACYAARVTLTALGEIFGAARVIMGWLGDCAKVIAFENQPVRWTTPLGLPVVQPYCKTERHLIKTSLQFLALRREGNAVDAKKQRSAFPPNFVHSLDGSHMMMTALACRDAGLCFAVARRI; translated from the exons ATGGCGTTTGCAACTTCGTTTTCCacccctcaccttcagaggggaATCCATCCAACAAAATCTCAATCTCTCCATCACTTTCTCTTCTTCCCAAACcccattttttgttgtttcccTTCTTCTATTCCACTCACCATCAAAACCCCAAGAACTCAATTCCATCTCTCTGCCTCAGTCCATGACAATTGCGTCCAAAAGCTCGAAAATTTGCACGAACCCGTTAATGGGGTTCATCAAACAGAGCCCCCTGACCCACCGCAGAGAATATTCATCCAAAACTCACCTTGGATTTTGAACGACTTGTTGCTGAATGATATTGAAGAGGAGAAGAAGCTCAATTTACTGAGGAGGAGGCAAATTAAGGCGGAGACTGAAGCATTGGAGAAGATGGTAGAAGAATACAGAGAACTAGAGAGAGAAATGCGCGAGAAGAACCTTACTCCCAATTTGCCTCACGTGAAGGCTCTGTTTTTGGGGTGGTTTGACCCTCTCAAAGAGGCTATAGAGGCAGAGCAGAAGTCGAAGAGGTCAAAGAAGCACAAAGCAGCATTTGCGCCCCACATTGATTCCTTGCCTGCTGCTAAACTGGCTGTTATTGTCATGCATAAGGTGATGGGTTTGGTGACTCAGGAGTATCGCCGTGCGGGCTGTGTTCTCCTTGTGGATGCTGCTGTTCAGATTGGTATGGCTGTGGAACAAGAG GTTAGGATTCATAAgttcctggaaaagactagaaGTCACCAGAGTAAGAAAACAGAGGCTGGTGATGAAGACAGTATGGATaatgataaacaaaaattaaggaaacatgtaaatgatttgattaaaagaagaagattgaAACAGGTCCAGATGCTATTGAAAGAGAAAGAATCTGGTCCTTGGGGTCGTGATACTCAGGCTAAG CTGGGAAGTCGATTAAtagaattattaattgaaaCAGCATTTGTACACTCCCCTGTTAATCAGTCTGCTGATACTCCACCTGATATTCGACCAGCATTCAGGCATAAATTTAAAGCTATATCAAAGAACCCAGA GCAAAAGATTTTGAAGAATTATGGTGTCATAGAATGTGATCCCTTAGTCCTTGCTGGGATGGACAAATCT gtTAAGCATATGTTAATGCCTTACATGCCGATGTTAGTACCTCCAAAAAAGTGGAAAGG GTATGAAAAAGGTGGGCATTTGTTCCTACCATCTTATATCATGCGCACTCACGGATCCAAGAAGCAGCAAGATGTAATGAAGAATGTTGAAAGGAAACAAATGCAAAAAGTTTTTGAG GCCTTGGACACACTTGGCAACACCAAATGGCGAGTAAATAGAAGATTACTTAATGTTGTGGAGTCCCTTTGGGCTGGAGGAGGTAACATTGCTGGTCTGATTGATCGTAAAGAT GTTCCTATACCAGAGAGGCCACCTTTAGGggatttaaaacaaattcaGGAATGGAAGTGGAGTGTAAGGAAGGCAGAGAAAATTAATCTGGAGAGACATTCTCTAAGATGTGACACTGAACTTAAGCTTTCT GTGGCTCAGAAAATGAAAGATGAGGAAGGCTTTTATTATCCCCACAATGTTGACTTCCGCGGCAGAGCATATCCCATGCATTCTCATTTGAATCATTTAAGTTGTGATCTATGTCGAGGATTGCTTGAGTTTGCTGAAGGACGGCCATTAGGAGAGTCTGGACTATGCTGGCTGAAGATACACTTGGCAAATTTATATGCTGGTGGTATTGAAAAGTTGTCTTATGATGGCCGCCTGGCTTTTGTAGAGAATCATCTTCATGATATATTTGACTCTGCTGATAATCCTATTAATGGAAATCGTTGGTGGTTAATGGCTGATGATCCTTTCCAGTGCCTTGCTGCTTGTATTAATCTGTCAGAAGCCTTAAGAAGCTCGTCACCAAATTCTGTTATCTTACATTTGCCAATTCATCAG GATGGTTCCTGTAATGGCTTACAGCACTATGCTGCTTTGGGAAGAGATTCT CTGGAGGCTGCTGCAGTTAACTTGGTCGCTAGTGAGAAACCAGCTGATGTTTACTCGGAGATTGCTGTTAG GGTTCATGATATTATGAGAAAGGACTGTATCAAAGATCCAGCTGCCTATCCAAATGCTTTGTTAGCAAAAGTTTTAATTGATCAG ATTGACAGGAAACTGGTCAAACAGACAGTGATGACTTCAGTTTATGGTGTTACCTTTGTTGGGGCACGAGAGCAAATCAAGAGAAGATTAGAGGAGAAAGGTCTTATTACTGATGAAAAACTTTTATTTGCTGCAGCTTGCTATGCTGCTAGA GTGACATTAACTGCGCTTGGAGAAATTTTTGGTGCTGCACGTGTCATTATGGGTTGGCTTGGTGATTGTGCAAAG GTAATTGCTTTTGAAAACCAGCCTGTTCGTTGGACCACTCCTCTTGGCCTTCCAGTTGTACAACCATACTGTAAAACTGAACGGCATCTG ATCAAAACATCTCTTCAATTTTTGGCTTTGAGACGAGAGGGTAATGCA GTAGATGCCAAGAAACAGAGATCTGCATTTCCTCCAAACTTCGTACATTCACTGGATGGTTCACACATGATGATGACTGCTCTTGCCTGTAGGGATGCTGGCTTATGTTTTGCAG TTGCTAGAAGGATTTGA
- the LOC114394199 gene encoding DNA-directed RNA polymerase 3B, chloroplastic-like isoform X4, producing the protein MAFATSFSTPHLQRGIHPTKSQSLHHFLFFPNPIFCCFPSSIPLTIKTPRTQFHLSASVHDNCVQKLENLHEPVNGVHQTEPPDPPQRIFIQNSPWILNDLLLNDIEEEKKLNLLRRRQIKAETEALEKMVEEYRELEREMREKNLTPNLPHVKALFLGWFDPLKEAIEAEQKSKRSKKHKAAFAPHIDSLPAAKLAVIVMHKVMGLVTQEYRRAGCVLLVDAAVQIGMAVEQEVRIHKFLEKTRSHQSKKTEAGDEDSMDNDKQKLRKHVNDLIKRRRLKQVQMLLKEKESGPWGRDTQAKLGSRLIELLIETAFVHSPVNQSADTPPDIRPAFRHKFKAISKNPEQKILKNYGVIECDPLVLAGMDKSVKHMLMPYMPMLVPPKKWKGYEKGGHLFLPSYIMRTHGSKKQQDVMKNVERKQMQKVFEALDTLGNTKWRVNRRLLNVVESLWAGGGNIAGLIDRKDVPIPERPPLGDLKQIQEWKWSVRKAEKINLERHSLRCDTELKLSVAQKMKDEEGFYYPHNVDFRGRAYPMHSHLNHLSCDLCRGLLEFAEGRPLGESGLCWLKIHLANLYAGGIEKLSYDGRLAFVENHLHDIFDSADNPINGNRWWLMADDPFQCLAACINLSEALRSSSPNSVILHLPIHQDGSCNGLQHYAALGRDSLEAAAVNLVASEKPADVYSEIAVRVHDIMRKDCIKDPAAYPNALLAKVLIDQIDRKLVKQTVMTSVYGVTFVGAREQIKRRLEEKGLITDEKLLFAAACYAARVTLTALGEIFGAARVIMGWLGDCAKVIAFENQPVRWTTPLGLPVVQPYCKTERHLIKTSLQFLALRREGRCQETEICISSKLRTFTGWFTHDDDCSCL; encoded by the exons ATGGCGTTTGCAACTTCGTTTTCCacccctcaccttcagaggggaATCCATCCAACAAAATCTCAATCTCTCCATCACTTTCTCTTCTTCCCAAACcccattttttgttgtttcccTTCTTCTATTCCACTCACCATCAAAACCCCAAGAACTCAATTCCATCTCTCTGCCTCAGTCCATGACAATTGCGTCCAAAAGCTCGAAAATTTGCACGAACCCGTTAATGGGGTTCATCAAACAGAGCCCCCTGACCCACCGCAGAGAATATTCATCCAAAACTCACCTTGGATTTTGAACGACTTGTTGCTGAATGATATTGAAGAGGAGAAGAAGCTCAATTTACTGAGGAGGAGGCAAATTAAGGCGGAGACTGAAGCATTGGAGAAGATGGTAGAAGAATACAGAGAACTAGAGAGAGAAATGCGCGAGAAGAACCTTACTCCCAATTTGCCTCACGTGAAGGCTCTGTTTTTGGGGTGGTTTGACCCTCTCAAAGAGGCTATAGAGGCAGAGCAGAAGTCGAAGAGGTCAAAGAAGCACAAAGCAGCATTTGCGCCCCACATTGATTCCTTGCCTGCTGCTAAACTGGCTGTTATTGTCATGCATAAGGTGATGGGTTTGGTGACTCAGGAGTATCGCCGTGCGGGCTGTGTTCTCCTTGTGGATGCTGCTGTTCAGATTGGTATGGCTGTGGAACAAGAG GTTAGGATTCATAAgttcctggaaaagactagaaGTCACCAGAGTAAGAAAACAGAGGCTGGTGATGAAGACAGTATGGATaatgataaacaaaaattaaggaaacatgtaaatgatttgattaaaagaagaagattgaAACAGGTCCAGATGCTATTGAAAGAGAAAGAATCTGGTCCTTGGGGTCGTGATACTCAGGCTAAG CTGGGAAGTCGATTAAtagaattattaattgaaaCAGCATTTGTACACTCCCCTGTTAATCAGTCTGCTGATACTCCACCTGATATTCGACCAGCATTCAGGCATAAATTTAAAGCTATATCAAAGAACCCAGA GCAAAAGATTTTGAAGAATTATGGTGTCATAGAATGTGATCCCTTAGTCCTTGCTGGGATGGACAAATCT gtTAAGCATATGTTAATGCCTTACATGCCGATGTTAGTACCTCCAAAAAAGTGGAAAGG GTATGAAAAAGGTGGGCATTTGTTCCTACCATCTTATATCATGCGCACTCACGGATCCAAGAAGCAGCAAGATGTAATGAAGAATGTTGAAAGGAAACAAATGCAAAAAGTTTTTGAG GCCTTGGACACACTTGGCAACACCAAATGGCGAGTAAATAGAAGATTACTTAATGTTGTGGAGTCCCTTTGGGCTGGAGGAGGTAACATTGCTGGTCTGATTGATCGTAAAGAT GTTCCTATACCAGAGAGGCCACCTTTAGGggatttaaaacaaattcaGGAATGGAAGTGGAGTGTAAGGAAGGCAGAGAAAATTAATCTGGAGAGACATTCTCTAAGATGTGACACTGAACTTAAGCTTTCT GTGGCTCAGAAAATGAAAGATGAGGAAGGCTTTTATTATCCCCACAATGTTGACTTCCGCGGCAGAGCATATCCCATGCATTCTCATTTGAATCATTTAAGTTGTGATCTATGTCGAGGATTGCTTGAGTTTGCTGAAGGACGGCCATTAGGAGAGTCTGGACTATGCTGGCTGAAGATACACTTGGCAAATTTATATGCTGGTGGTATTGAAAAGTTGTCTTATGATGGCCGCCTGGCTTTTGTAGAGAATCATCTTCATGATATATTTGACTCTGCTGATAATCCTATTAATGGAAATCGTTGGTGGTTAATGGCTGATGATCCTTTCCAGTGCCTTGCTGCTTGTATTAATCTGTCAGAAGCCTTAAGAAGCTCGTCACCAAATTCTGTTATCTTACATTTGCCAATTCATCAG GATGGTTCCTGTAATGGCTTACAGCACTATGCTGCTTTGGGAAGAGATTCT CTGGAGGCTGCTGCAGTTAACTTGGTCGCTAGTGAGAAACCAGCTGATGTTTACTCGGAGATTGCTGTTAG GGTTCATGATATTATGAGAAAGGACTGTATCAAAGATCCAGCTGCCTATCCAAATGCTTTGTTAGCAAAAGTTTTAATTGATCAG ATTGACAGGAAACTGGTCAAACAGACAGTGATGACTTCAGTTTATGGTGTTACCTTTGTTGGGGCACGAGAGCAAATCAAGAGAAGATTAGAGGAGAAAGGTCTTATTACTGATGAAAAACTTTTATTTGCTGCAGCTTGCTATGCTGCTAGA GTGACATTAACTGCGCTTGGAGAAATTTTTGGTGCTGCACGTGTCATTATGGGTTGGCTTGGTGATTGTGCAAAG GTAATTGCTTTTGAAAACCAGCCTGTTCGTTGGACCACTCCTCTTGGCCTTCCAGTTGTACAACCATACTGTAAAACTGAACGGCATCTG ATCAAAACATCTCTTCAATTTTTGGCTTTGAGACGAGAGG GTAGATGCCAAGAAACAGAGATCTGCATTTCCTCCAAACTTCGTACATTCACTGGATGGTTCACACATGATGATGACTGCTCTTGCCTGTAG